From a region of the Dictyostelium discoideum AX4 chromosome 2 chromosome, whole genome shotgun sequence genome:
- the dscC-1 gene encoding discoidin I, C chain and B chain produces MSTQGLVQLISNAQCHLRTSTNYNDVHTQFNAVLNYKNKGTNTIDGSEAWCSSIVDTNQYIVAGCEVPRTFMCVALQGRGDHDQWVTSYKIRYSLDNVTWSEYRNGAAITGVTDRNTVVNHFFDTPIRARSIAIHPLTWNNHISLRCEFYTQPVQSSVTQVGADIYTGDNCALNTGSGKREVVVPVKFQFEFATLPKVALNFDQIDCTDATNQTRIGVQPRNITTKGFDCVFYTWNANKVYSLRADYIATALE; encoded by the coding sequence atgtcTACCCAAGGTTTAGTTCAACTTATCTCAAATGCTCAATGTCATTTAAGAACCTCAACCAATTACAATGATGTCCACACTCAATTTAATGCTGTTTTAAACTATAAAAACAAAGGTACCAATACTATTGATGGTTCAGAAGCTTGGTGTTCATCAATCGTAGATACCAACCAATACATTGTTGCTGGTTGTGAAGTTCCACGTACTTTTATGTGTGTTGCTCTCCAAGGTCGTGGTGATCATGATCAATGGGTTACATCATACAAAATCCGTTATTCATTAGATAATGTTACCTGGTCTGAATATCGTAATGGTGCTGCTATTACTGGTGTAACTGATCGTAACACTGTTGTTAATCATTTCTTTGATACTCCAATTAGAGCTCGTTCAATTGCTATCCACCCATTAACCTGGAATAACCACATTTCATTAAGATGTGAATTCTACACTCAACCAGTACAAAGCTCAGTCACTCAAGTTGGTGCAGATATTTACACTGGCGATAACTGTGCCTTAAATACCGGTTCAGGTAAACGTGAAGTTGTTGTCCCAGTTAAATTCCAATTTGAATTTGCTACTCTCCCAAAGGTTGCCCTCAACTTTGATCAAATCGATTGTACTGATGCTACCAATCAAACTCGTATTGGTGTTCAACCAAGAAACATTACCACCAAAGGTTTCGATTGTGTTTTCTACACTTGGAATGCTAACAAAGTCTATTCATTAAGAGCTGATTACATTGCTACTGCTTtagaataa